In Fusarium verticillioides 7600 chromosome 6, whole genome shotgun sequence, the sequence GAAGGATCAAGTGCCTCGTAGGGTATTGGAGACTGCAAGCGTTACTCAGATTGATATTCTGGAGGAGTACCAACTACTCTTAGTCTTGTCTAACAAAACACTCCAGTCTTACCCAGTTTCTGCCCTCAACCCTGATGAGCCCGCATTGTCCAGAAGGCCCAAAAAGATCCAGAACCATTGCAGTTTCTTCAAGACGGGCATCTGCTTGGGCAGACATCTGGTGTGCTGCGTCAAGTCATCTGCCCTATCTACTACgatcaaggtctttgagcCTAATGATGCTatgaccaaggccaagaagcagaagggTATCGGTAAATTCATGAGCGGCGgtcatgatgagctcaagccatTCAAGGAGTTCTACATTCCCACCGAATCTTCGTCCGTTCACTtcctcaagtccaagctctGCGTCGCCTGCGCTCGAGGTTTCGAGGTCGTTTCTCTCGAAACCCTGGAAACACAATCATTGCTCGACCAGGCCGATACATCACTTGACTTTGTGGCTCGCAAAGAAGGAGTTAGGCCAATCCACATTGAACGACTTAACGGAGAGTTCTTGCTCAACTATTCGGAATTCTCCTTCTTTGTTAACCGCAACGGCTGGAGGGCCCGGCCAGAGTGGCGAATTGACTGGGAGGGTACACCACAGAGCTTCGCACTCAGCTACCCCTGGATCCTTGCTTTCGAGCCAAACTTCATTGAGCTCCGGAACATGGAGAACGGCGCTGTGCACATTGTCCCTCGTAAGAACATTCGCATGCTTCATAGTAGTACACATGAGGTAAGTTTTATCACACAGAAGGCTATTTCTTTCCAGGATGCTAACATGATGTCAGATTCTATTTGCACACGAGGATGATAAGGGAGACGACGTTGTTGAGGCAATCGACTTTTGGAAGAGTAACCGCAAGTCAGAGCTGCTCGGTTCATAACAATAAATAAATCCCGGACCCATTGGGGGAGCGTTTCTTTTTCCTGGAAAGatttttcttcttgtatTATTTGGCGGCGCCCGGTTACTACGACGTCGACTGTCCTTGGGCGCGAGGTACTCGCAAGGGTATTGACGATTTTCGGCTTCTTTGTGGTATCCCTATTCTTTGGGAAGACGCAAGCTTTTGGGCCGCACTTCGAACCGCTCACCGGATTTGGTTGTAGTGCTCCTGGCTATATAAATCGTCAAGTCAGCACATGATGGGCCTTGATGCCAGCTGAACCAGAGCAAAGCCATCACTCCAATGGCGTCGATAAGATGATTGAAATATAGGGGCAGTAGATACGGAGACGGGGCATGATCAGCAGGATGTAGGATGGGACAAGATGAGATGACGAGAtgggaaaagagaaagacgATATATCGTAGCTTGTACTCTGGAAGGATGAGCGATGTTTAGCATGGCATGGCAATGGCATAATCTTGCTTCGCATGGCATGAAATATTTTGGAGCAGCTTGGAGCGATTTGAAAGTGAGGGAGGGTCGTGAAATAATGGCCTGGACAGGACAGGGAAAGGGAAGGACTGGGCTCTACGGTACTATAGTGGTTGAGTTTACAATTGCGATGGTAGTAGTAATTGGAGATATCCTTATCGAATTTCTTTAATTGCTGTCACTCACTTATTCACTTCTCACCCACTCACGCAATCTATCTATCTGTATGTCTtatctaggtacctacctaattCTTAGCCTAGTGTCGATGGCCCACTATAAGAGAACCAATCCCCTCTCCTGCGACCCTGACATTTGCGTATGCCATGTGGCAGTGTCTTCTGTGGCTCGCTTGTGGTAATAACTGTTTCATATGGGTATCATGGAAGAAAATATGGGATATCTTGTCGACCATTGGGTTctttcagcatcttgaggcCTGATGGAATCTCCATTTTTCTCGTTTCTTCACCGAGTTTCTTTCGACTCGGGGTTACTTATTCTGTAGTTGACTCGCCTAAAGGTCTGAGGTCATGATTCGTTAGGTGCGCTAGCTAGGTACTTTAGTGCGACCTCGTTGTAACTCAGTAGAAGGCACTAACTCTATCACTATCCCCAATTGCATGTGATTCATTGAATACTGACATCACCTCCATCTGGACAAGACGGGGACCTTGAACTACCTTATCAACCTCTTTTGCTAGCTACTTCGCTCATTGATCCTTGTCcctacaacaacaaaaacCTTAAGCTGGGATAAGCTTGTATCGCGGCAATCCTCAGACAAAGATTGTCGCGATGGCTATTCCTTTCATCGGGAGGCTTCGCCCGTAAGTATCTCCCCTATTCGTTTTTGTCTTGGCCCGAAGATCTGCGTGGCGCTCATCCACATTCTCATCTCTACTCTACTATGCGCCTACTCTACTAACCTCTAATACGAATAGTCACGAGTATCTCGCTCTCGTGGGATCATTTATTCTCGTCGGTCTCGAGGCAATCATTCGGgtcttgactttggctttgcGTGAGTCGCAGACCCTTTCCGAGCGGTGTAGGGGTCATACTAACAACAACATCGCAGCCCCATTTCTTGTTACGCTTTTCTATAGAGCTTCAAGACGACTCTTCAATAGGTTTTCTGCGCCTGCGAGGCGACGAGCGGAGAGTAAACGAAAAAGTTGGCTTTTTGGCTGTTTCTACTAGCACCGGACTAACATCGTATAGCGATATCCACCAAGGTACGAGACGCGCCAGACTTTGTTGAGCTGTGTCGCATTTGGGGCTACGAAGCAGAGGAACATATCGTTCAGACCAAGGATGGATATCTTTTAGgtcttcatcgtctgcaGTGGCGaaaaggcgaagaaggacAGAAAGTCAACTACGGCCCCACGAGTCTGAAAAAGAAGGTCATCTACATGCACCATGGCCTTCTTATGAATTCAGAGGTTTGGGTTGCTCTCACGGATGAGCAGAGATGTCTACCATTCGAGCTGGTTGAGAGAGGTTACGACGTCTGGGTAAGTTTGCCTTGATTATTACGCAGCCCACGCCCATTGACTAACACCTGTACAGTTTGGAAACAATCGGGGTAACAAGTACTCCaaaaagtcaatcaatcagtcGCCAACCTCCAATGCCTTCTGGGACTTTTCCATCGACGAATTTGCCTTCCACGACATTCCGGATAGCATCAGTTACATCCTCGATACAACTCAGCAGGAGAGTCTCTCGTACATCGGCTTTTCCCAAGGTACAGCTCAGGCTTTCGCCAGCTTAGCCATCcatcccaagctcaacaaccagatcaatgtcttcatcgCTCTCGCGCCTGCTATGGCGCCTGCCGGCTTATCTAGTGGAATTGTCGACGCGCTCGTAACGGCATCGCCTTCTGTTTTGTTCCTCTTGTTTGGTCGTCGTTCCATTCTCAGTTCCGCTACTATGTGGGAGACCATCTTGTACCCGCCCATcttcagcaagctcatcgacatggGGCTTTCATTCTTGTTCAATTGGCAAACCCTCAATATCTCCGCGAGCCAGAAATTGGCTGCTTATCCCCATTTGTACTCCTTTACGAGCACCAAGAGTGTGGTTCACTGGTTCCAGATCATTCGAAACAAATCCTTCCAAATGTATGACGATGACGTTCACCAGCCAATCAGCGTCACTTCAAGCAGCAAATACTCCAAGGTTGCCAAGTACCCGACTCGAAACATCAAAACACCAATCGTTCTGGTTTACGGTGGCAGCGATTCCCTGGTGGATATCAAGGTTATGCTCAAGGAACTACCACCTCAAACTGTGGCAACCGAGATTCCTCACTATGAacatcttgactttctctGGGCTCGGGATGTCGATACACAGGTTTTCCAGCACGTGTTTGATGCGCTTGACAGCTTCACTGATGCCGAGCATACAAAGGAGGAATATGATCGTTACTATGTCAGTCGGCAGGAGAGTCTTCTAGGGTCAGGGTATGCGTTTGGGCATgctcatcatggcagcgAGAGCGAGTCTTCGACACTTACACCAAGTATTGAGGGAGCCAATGGTGCCCAACTTACGCCCCAGCCTCAGCCACACCGAGCACGAGAGCAGGCGTCTGGAATTCCTTCTCCCAAGAACACGACAAGACACAGAGTGAAATACTCGGGTGAGATACCTGCAGGCGACCGACCAGCAACTCCTGAGCTTTTTAAGAGTGCTGCGGGAAGAGACTCACCTGAAAGTGGATTGGATTCCCCAGTGGCGGCCAGGGTAAAAGCTGGTGTCAGGCGCAGCGGGAGTGTCGGGAGCAATATCAGCCTAGATATGCGAGAGGGTCGCGGTATCAGTGTCGGTGCGAGTaaggctgctggtggcaTTGTGACGAAGAGCGGCGCCAGCGGAACCAACGTGGAGGAGAGTCCTAGAAGGGACAGCTCtgcagaaaagaaaaagaagtaGGTGACTAAGTGGAAGCGCAAGGGAGGAAGAGTTGGATTCAGTCATGTCTTCGATCGACGATTCAGAAATAATGCTTATATTTTTTATCTGTTATAGGAGGGGCAGCGATACATCTCGAGCAGTACACGTACGTTACAATATGTTGGGTTTGAGAGAGCCCAGCTTTTCGCTATATGGATAATGCCCACTTGCATATGTCAAGTTGCCAGGAACCACGATAGGATGCAACAAAAGACGAGCTCAAAACAAAAGACGAGCTCAAAAGACGAGCTGGAGATCTCTTCTGTGCTACACTGATCACTTTCCGCTCCAAAGAGGCACAGCAATGAAAGTGTGACTCTCATCTGATAGGTAGTCAAAACAGGATGATGGTGCGAGGAAGTGTGTGTGGGCCATATGCAAGGCTCCTTTGATCCTTCAACTGTATTATTGAGGCTGAACTGAAGCATTCGATACTATTTCTTGATAGGACTACTTTCAATATATCCACAATCAAAATGGCTATGCATATTGTTTTTCGGCCTCCAAGGGCCGACGGGCTGATAGAATATGTCAGAGACTAACCGCAAACTTCGCGAAACACGAAATACGACGGAGACGAACTCCGATATCACACCTGGATCCCGAACCTACTTCTCTAGCCTTTACCCGGGTACCTTTCTTGTAGACTGTATATTTCAAGGTTGTTTGTGAATGGGCAGACTGAACATTGGAGTTGAGGTACGGGAGTGTTGCATAACGAACAGTTATATATATAGGGCTACTCgtctcttcattcttgtccttcaaACTCTGGGTACCTACACTTGCTCATACTTAACCTGCTCTCACTTCCTCATTATGCAGCCAACTTCGCCCGCTGCCCTTAACGGGACACAAGCTCCTGACATGCCCTTCTTTTGTCTTCAAAATCCCGAAGCTGGAGCGTGTGTCGATGATACGGGCTACTATCTCTATCGCATCTATCTTGCACCAAATGCTGCATTTCTTGCGATATTCACAGCTTCATTGGTCGGCTTCATCGTCACTTGGGCTTTCACTCGCAGAGGCACAGCTTTCAATGTCGCCATGATCCTAGGTCTTCTCTGCGAGATCATTGGATACAGTGGACGCATCGCGAGTTGGTACAATCGCTTCGATATGAATGCCTTTCTTACTCAGATTTGTTGCTTGACTATGGGCCCAGCCTTTATGGCTGCGAGTATCTATCTTTGCCTACGCAGGATTGTGTCAGCGTTTGGGCCAGAGAACTCACGGTTACCTCCCGAACACTATACTAGATTTGTAAGTCGTTGCCCTTGTGTATATTACTCGAACCTGTATCCTAATACACTAACTCTTTAGTTCATCCCTTGCGATGTTGTCTCTCTGGTCCTTCAAGCCGTTGGGGGTGGTATGGCTTCGGTTGCCTCTCAACAGTACAAAAGCGCAGACCTAGGCACAAACATCATGATAGCGGGACTCGCCTTTCAAGTTGCGACAATTCTCGCATTTATTGCTTGCTCAgtcgactttgccattcGG encodes:
- a CDS encoding lysosomal acid lipase/cholesteryl ester hydrolase; this translates as MAIPFIGRLRPHEYLALVGSFILVGLEAIIRVLTLALPPFLVTLFYRASRRLFNRFSAPARRRAESKRKTISTKVRDAPDFVELCRIWGYEAEEHIVQTKDGYLLGLHRLQWRKGEEGQKVNYGPTSLKKKVIYMHHGLLMNSEVWVALTDEQRCLPFELVERGYDVWFGNNRGNKYSKKSINQSPTSNAFWDFSIDEFAFHDIPDSISYILDTTQQESLSYIGFSQGTAQAFASLAIHPKLNNQINVFIALAPAMAPAGLSSGIVDALVTASPSVLFLLFGRRSILSSATMWETILYPPIFSKLIDMGLSFLFNWQTLNISASQKLAAYPHLYSFTSTKSVVHWFQIIRNKSFQMYDDDVHQPISVTSSSKYSKVAKYPTRNIKTPIVLVYGGSDSLVDIKVMLKELPPQTVATEIPHYEHLDFLWARDVDTQVFQHVFDALDSFTDAEHTKEEYDRYYVSRQESLLGSGYAFGHAHHGSESESSTLTPSIEGANGAQLTPQPQPHRAREQASGIPSPKNTTRHRVKYSGEIPAGDRPATPELFKSAAGRDSPESGLDSPVAARVKAGVRRSGSVGSNISLDMREGRGISVGASKAAGGIVTKSGASGTNVEESPRRDSSAEKKKKRGSDTSRAVHVRYNMLGLREPSFSLYG
- a CDS encoding lysosomal acid lipase/cholesteryl ester hydrolase; the protein is MAIPFIGRLRPHEYLALVGSFILVGLEAIIRVLTLALPPFLVTLFYRASRRLFNRFSAPARRRAESKRKTISTKVRDAPDFVELCRIWGYEAEEHIVQTKDGYLLGLHRLQWRKGEEGQKVNYGPTSLKKKVIYMHHGLLMNSEVWVALTDEQRCLPFELVERGYDVWFGNNRGNKYSKKSINQSPTSNAFWDFSIDEFAFHDIPDSISYILDTTQQESLSYIGFSQGTAQAFASLAIHPKLNNQINVFIALAPAMAPAGLSSGIVDALVTASPSVLFLLFGRRSILSSATMWETILYPPIFSKLIDMGLSFLFNWQTLNISASQKLAAYPHLYSFTSTKSVVHWFQIIRNKSFQMYDDDVHQPISVTSSSKYSKVAKYPTRNIKTPIVLVYGGSDSLVDIKVMLKELPPQTVATEIPHYEHLDFLWARDVDTQVFQHVFDALDSFTDAEHTKEEYDRYYVSRQESLLGSGYAFGHAHHGSESESSTLTPSIEGANGAQLTPQPQPHRAREQASGIPSPKNTTRHRVKYSGEIPAGDRPATPELFKSAAGRDSPESGLDSPVAARVKAGVRRSGSVGSNISLDMREGRGISVGASKAAGGIVTKSGASGTNVEESPRRDSSAEKKKK